The Stutzerimonas stutzeri RCH2 genomic interval TCTGCAGCTGCCGCTGCAGCGACCGATGCAGGTCCAGGACAAGGCGGTGTATCTCGAGGCACTGCTCGGTGCGATGTGGGACTACCGCTTTCTGCATCGGGATCTGGAGCATCTGTTGGAGACAGATGCTCAGCTTGCTGAGCGTTACCGGTCGTTCTCAGATCGTTGCCTGAAAAATGCCCAAGCGATTTATCAGGGGTTTGTTGATGCGGGCATCCTGCGCATGGAAGCAGCAGAGATTGAGGCGTTGACCTTAAATGCCTGGATCGTGGCAACGTCTTGGGTGCGTTTTCTCGGTACGCACGGCAAACGTGATTTGGATCTTCTTGCTCTGCGCCAAGGTGTTTATCAAATGCTCGCGCTGGAGTTTGGATACCTCGCGGATGACGTGAAAGATCAGGTAACAGTAATTGCTGGCAGCTTCATGACGCGCCCTGCGTGACATTAAATTGACTCTTTAATCCTTTCGTCGAATAAAAACAAAATATTGGCACCCATGATGGCCTTTTGATACTTTAGTGATATCAACAAGCATCCATGGAGGGTTGCTGATCTCTCGTCACACCCTCCCTGCTTTCCTCCCGAATACGCGCAAACACAAGCGCCGCTGAGAAACCATGAGCATCAATTCGTTGATCGTGTCTAACGAGGGCTCCTCTCGGCCGTCCTTTCGGCCAAAAGTCATGCTGGTGTTTGGCACCAGGCCCGAAGCTATCAAAATGGCACCCCTGGCACGGGCGCTGCGTGACGCAGAAGATCTTGAGCTTTGCCTGTGCGTCACGGGACAGCATCGGCAGATGCTTGATGATGTGTTGCGCCTGTTTGCACTCACCCCAGACCATGACCTCGCGGTCATGACACCCGGGCAAACGCTTAACGGTTTGAGTGCTGCGATAGTTTCCCGGCTCGATCCTGTACTCGAGGCGGAACAGCCCGATATGGTGCTCGTGCACGGTGACACCACGACCTCGTTCGCCGCAGCGCTGGCGGCATTCCACCGCTCAATTCCAGTAGGGCATGTGGAAGCGGGACTGCGCACCGGTAATCTCTACGCGCCATGGCCGGAAGAAGCCAATCGACGCTTGACCAGCGTTCTGGCCGAGCTGCATTTCGCCCCCACCGCAACCTCCCGCGACAACCTGCTTGGTGAGGGTGTTCCCGCGGCCAGGATCGATGTCACTGGTAACACGGTCATCGATGCCTTGCTGTGGATGCGTAAAACGCTTCATGAGAGCGGCTGGAAGCCCGAAGACCCAGCACTGGCGTCCTTGCCAGAGCGCGCGCGGGTCGTCTTGGTTACCGGCCATCGGCGGGAAAATTTTGGCGACGGTTTCCTGCGCATCTGTCGTGCCCTTCGTCACCTTGCGCTGCGTCATCCAGACGTTCGCTTCATCTACCCGGTACATCTCAATCCGAACGTTCAAGAGCCGGTTTATCGACTGTTGGATGGCTTGCCCAACCTGATTCTGATCCCCCCGCTGAGTTATCAGGCGTTCGTCTATCTGATGGATCGGGCGACCGTGATCCTTACCGATTCCGGAGGGGTGCAGGAAGAAGCGCCCTCGCTTGGCAAACCGGTGTTGGTAATGCGCGACACCACCGAGCGGCCTGAGGCCGTGGCGGCTGGTACGGTGCGGCTCGTTGGTACAGACGAGGAGCGGATCATCGAAGAAGTGTCACGCCTTCTGGATGACTCGGCGGCGTACGAGCAGATGCAACACGCCCACAACCCCTATGGGGATGGCAATGCCTGCGCACATATCCTTGATCGGTTGCGGAAGCGGCTTATCTCAGGATGCGCAGAATGACGCCGGATTACGTCTATCTGCTGATCGAAGCTGTTTCTTATTACTTGTACGCGTTGAAATGGGTCACGCTGGTTCTGGCTTCCTTGATGCTTGTGCTGGGGTTGGATGACCTGTTCATCGACCTCGTTTACTGGGGCCGCACCACGTGGCGCAATCTCGGCCTTTTCCGCCGCGTCGAGCGAGCGGACGAGTCTCTGCTCTATTCGGTACCTGAGAAGCCGCTGGCGATCATGGTTCCCGCCTGGCGCGAGGTGGGCGTAGTTGGTGCCATGGCTCATCTGGCGGCTTCCACGCTGGATTACGAGAACTACCAGATATTCGTGGGTACTTACCCCAACGATCCCGAAACCCAGGCCGATGTGGATGCGGTGTGCATGCGCTACCCCAACGTGCACAAGGTTGTCTGCGCCCGACCTGGCCCCACCAGTAAGGCCGATTGCCTTAACAACATCATCGACGCGATATTGCGCTTTGAAAGCCAGGCCAAGCTCAATTTCGCCGGCTTTATCCTGCACGACGCAGAAGACGTCATCTCTCCGCTCGAGCTGCGTTTGTTCAATTACCTGCTACCGCGCAAGGACCTCATCCAGGTCCCGGTCTATCCATACGTCAAACGGTGGTGGAATTTCACCACTGGCCACTATGCGGACGAGTTTGCCGAACTCCATGGCAAGGATGTTGTGGTGCGTGAGGCGCTGGTCGGCCAGGTGCCGAGCGCTGGGGTGGGAACCTGCTTCAGTCGTCGGGCTGTCGTTGCGTTGCTTGAGGACGGCGACGGTATTGCCTTCGACGTACAGAGTCTGACAGAGGACTACGACATCGGTTTTCGTCTCAAGAACAAAGGGATGACCGAGATATTTGCGCGCTTCAGTGTCCGGGATGAACGCCTGTCGCCGCTGGGCGAGCGCAACATCGGCGTTAGCAAGCGATCAGCAGGCGTAATCTGTGTACGGGAACACTTTCCGGAAACCATGGAGACGGCCATACGGCAAAAAGCCCGCTGGATAACCGGTATCGTTTATCAGGGGACCCGCACGCTGGGTTGGAGCAGCCATCCTTTCCTCAATTATTTCCTGTGGCGAGACCGTCGCGGTGCGATCAGCAACGCGGTCGGCCTGCTGGGCTCGCTGGTCTTTGTGCAACTGCTGCTGGTTTGGTCTGTGAGCCTTATTTTGCCGGATGCGTGGCATTTCCCTTCGGTTTTGGGGGATAGCGCCGCCTTGCATGTGCTCCTCGTGGTCAATGGTGTACTGCTGCTCAATCGGCTGATCCAGCGTTGCTACTTCGCAGGCTCGTTCTATGGCGTTATGCAGGGCGCGCTCGCGGCGCCAAGGATGCTTTGGAGTAATTGGGTCAACTTCTTTGCCAACCTGCGAGCGCTCAAGCAGGTGCTGGCGATGGGCGACTCCCGGAGAGTCGCCTGGGACAAGACGTCCCATGAGTTTCCCGCATTGGTGGACTCGCCGCGCCGCGAGCCTATCGGTCGCCGCTTGCTCAATGCTGGCGCCATCACGGCCGAGCAGCTTGAGGAGGCATTGACATCTACCCGGCATCGGCGAATCGGCCGGGAACTGCTGGCGCGCGGATGGATTAATAGCCTGCAGCTTGCGCAGGCCCTGGCCGCACAGGCTGATCTGGAATGGACACCGCTAAACCCTTTCACTATCGACGCGCAACTCATCGAGCAGCTGCCTGCAAGATTAGCGTTGCGCTACTCGGTTCTACCGATCGCGGAGCTTGATGGAACGCTTGTCATCGCCTCCGAGCGCGAACTGAGTCAGGTGAGCCTCGGCGCCATGTCACGTCAGCTGGGCCGGAAGATCATCTGCAAGATTGCTCCCCAGGGAAGGGTGACCGTCGGGCTGCGCTACTGGTACTTGCGCCATACATCGGACAGCTCCCGTGAATTGATCGAACAGTTGGCAAGTCGTCGGAATGAACCGGAGCTCATGGAGCAAGTATGTCGACATCAAGTCCTGCTCGGTGACGTGATCCAGGAAGTAGGCATGTTGTCGAGTACGCTCATGGCTCAAGCGTTGATTGACTTCGAACCGGAGGAAGAGAGCCTAGGCGCTTCTCTTGTTCGACGCGGTTTGGTCAGCGAGGCGGTGATCCAGAGCGCTTTGAAAGAGCAGCGAGCGGAACAGCGAGCCGGGTTTGAACTGCTGATGGAGTACGCGTGATGCGGGTA includes:
- a CDS encoding TetR/AcrR family transcriptional regulator; this encodes MAPRTKTRDRIIEASLELFNAEGERNVTTNHIAAHLGISPGNLYYHFPNKQAIVAELFMRYEARVDGFLQLPLQRPMQVQDKAVYLEALLGAMWDYRFLHRDLEHLLETDAQLAERYRSFSDRCLKNAQAIYQGFVDAGILRMEAAEIEALTLNAWIVATSWVRFLGTHGKRDLDLLALRQGVYQMLALEFGYLADDVKDQVTVIAGSFMTRPA
- the wecB gene encoding non-hydrolyzing UDP-N-acetylglucosamine 2-epimerase: MSINSLIVSNEGSSRPSFRPKVMLVFGTRPEAIKMAPLARALRDAEDLELCLCVTGQHRQMLDDVLRLFALTPDHDLAVMTPGQTLNGLSAAIVSRLDPVLEAEQPDMVLVHGDTTTSFAAALAAFHRSIPVGHVEAGLRTGNLYAPWPEEANRRLTSVLAELHFAPTATSRDNLLGEGVPAARIDVTGNTVIDALLWMRKTLHESGWKPEDPALASLPERARVVLVTGHRRENFGDGFLRICRALRHLALRHPDVRFIYPVHLNPNVQEPVYRLLDGLPNLILIPPLSYQAFVYLMDRATVILTDSGGVQEEAPSLGKPVLVMRDTTERPEAVAAGTVRLVGTDEERIIEEVSRLLDDSAAYEQMQHAHNPYGDGNACAHILDRLRKRLISGCAE
- a CDS encoding glycosyl transferase family protein — translated: MTPDYVYLLIEAVSYYLYALKWVTLVLASLMLVLGLDDLFIDLVYWGRTTWRNLGLFRRVERADESLLYSVPEKPLAIMVPAWREVGVVGAMAHLAASTLDYENYQIFVGTYPNDPETQADVDAVCMRYPNVHKVVCARPGPTSKADCLNNIIDAILRFESQAKLNFAGFILHDAEDVISPLELRLFNYLLPRKDLIQVPVYPYVKRWWNFTTGHYADEFAELHGKDVVVREALVGQVPSAGVGTCFSRRAVVALLEDGDGIAFDVQSLTEDYDIGFRLKNKGMTEIFARFSVRDERLSPLGERNIGVSKRSAGVICVREHFPETMETAIRQKARWITGIVYQGTRTLGWSSHPFLNYFLWRDRRGAISNAVGLLGSLVFVQLLLVWSVSLILPDAWHFPSVLGDSAALHVLLVVNGVLLLNRLIQRCYFAGSFYGVMQGALAAPRMLWSNWVNFFANLRALKQVLAMGDSRRVAWDKTSHEFPALVDSPRREPIGRRLLNAGAITAEQLEEALTSTRHRRIGRELLARGWINSLQLAQALAAQADLEWTPLNPFTIDAQLIEQLPARLALRYSVLPIAELDGTLVIASERELSQVSLGAMSRQLGRKIICKIAPQGRVTVGLRYWYLRHTSDSSRELIEQLASRRNEPELMEQVCRHQVLLGDVIQEVGMLSSTLMAQALIDFEPEEESLGASLVRRGLVSEAVIQSALKEQRAEQRAGFELLMEYA